The following proteins are co-located in the Haloplanus sp. HW8-1 genome:
- the hepT gene encoding type VII toxin-antitoxin system HepT family RNase toxin, which yields MVDERVVSVKLEQIEQYHGELKAKQETLSRGEFLSSTTEQRAVERMFENAIQACADLAQHIATREFGFDGTTSKDAIRVLSRERIIDEETAKTLVAAIGFRNVLAHEYGHVDYEEVYETLQTSLSVYDTYSQQVAQWVTETS from the coding sequence GAACGAGTCGTTTCGGTCAAACTCGAACAGATCGAGCAGTATCATGGCGAACTCAAAGCCAAGCAGGAGACACTCTCCCGTGGTGAGTTTCTCTCGAGTACGACCGAGCAACGCGCCGTCGAACGGATGTTCGAAAACGCAATTCAGGCGTGTGCGGATCTCGCTCAACACATCGCCACACGCGAGTTCGGGTTCGACGGAACGACATCCAAGGATGCGATTCGCGTACTCTCTCGTGAGAGAATCATCGATGAAGAGACGGCCAAGACACTCGTCGCCGCAATCGGTTTTCGGAACGTGCTTGCTCACGAGTACGGGCATGTTGACTACGAAGAGGTCTACGAAACCCTCCAAACAAGCCTCTCCGTGTACGATACGTATAGCCAGCAGGTCGCCCAGTGGGTGACAGAGACCAGCTGA